From a region of the Carassius auratus strain Wakin chromosome 31, ASM336829v1, whole genome shotgun sequence genome:
- the LOC113051125 gene encoding beta-crystallin A2-like: MNQREQMEQRGQWRITVWEEENFQGKRCEFMLECPNILDRDFQKIRSIKVDNGPWVGYEYPEYQGQQFILEKGDYPCYQAWSGNSSYRTEHLLSFRPIKCANHSDSKITLYECEDMMGRKFEMCDDYPSLQGMGWCSKEVPSIKVNSGAWVGYQFPGYRGYQYIFERDRRQGEYRKYYEYGTQAHSNQIQSIRRIQH; encoded by the exons ATGAATCAGCGAGAGCAGATGGAGCAGCGGGGGCAGTGGAGGATCACAGTGTGGGAAGAGGAAAACTTCCAGGGCAAGCGCTGTGAGTTCATGCTGGAGTGCCCGAACATTCTGGACAGGGATTTCCAAAAGATTCGTTCTATCAAAGTGGACAACGGCcc CTGGGTGGGTTATGAGTACCCCGAGTATCAGGGTCAGCAGTTCATCCTGGAGAAGGGAGATTATCCCTGCTATCAGGCCTGGAGCGGAAACAGCAGCTACCGCACTGAGCACCTGCTTTCCTTCAGACCCATTAAGTGTGCT AATCACAGTGACAGTAAAATTACCCTGTATGAGTGTGAGGACATGATGGGACGCAAGTTCGAGATGTGCGATGACTACCCCTCTCTTCAAGGCATGGGCTGGTGCAGTAAGGAGGTTCCTTCAATCAAAGTCAACTCTGGAGC TTGGGTGGGCTACCAGTTTCCAGGTTACCGTGGATACCAGTATATCTTTGAGAGAGACAGACGTCAAGGAGAATACAGGAAATATTATGAGTACGGCACCCAGGCCCACAGCAACCAGATCCAATCAATCCGCAGAATTCAGCACTAA
- the LOC113050777 gene encoding cyclin-dependent kinase 5 activator 1-like: MGTVLSISPTSRKGGILDEKTDGASGKTEKSLKRHSVLLSALTWKRLVAASAKKKSAKKVNPNPPVSQINNPVDQLNTDNLKKSQSSSERKTKPGPLAVPVPTVPDKSLRSNQTQNASQNGKQLLSVQRQPSSRSIISPRRVIVQASTGELLRCLSEFMCRRCYKLKELSPNEIILWFRNVDRSLLIQGWQDQGFITPANMVFVYLLCREAVTEDISSEYELQATFLTCLYLAYSYMGNEISYPLKPFLVETNKEVFWERSLRIIDKMSAKMLQINSDPHFFTEVFQDLKNEGGSSDTNGRWNNNLDR, encoded by the coding sequence ATGGGCACGGTTCTCTCGATTTCTCCCACGTCCAGAAAAGGAGGGATTCTGGATGAGAAGACGGATGGAGCTAGCGGCAAAACAGAGAAGAGTCTCAAGCGCCATTCGGTGCTATTATCAGCTCTGACGTGGAAGCGGTTAGTCGCTGCCTCGGCCAAGAAGAAGAGTGCCAAGAAGGTGAACCCGAACCCACCCGTTTCTCAGATCAATAACCCTGTTGACCAGCTAAACACCGACAATCTTAAGAAGTCTCAATCAAGTTCGGAGCGCAAGACGAAGCCTGGGCCACTTGCAGTGCCAGTCCCTACAGTACCGGATAAAAGCCTTCGATCCAATCAAACCCAAAATGCATCACAGAACGGAAAGCAGCTCCTGTCGGTCCAGCGGCAACCGAGCAGTCGCTCCATCATATCGCCTAGACGAGTCATCGTGCAAGCCTCCACAGGAGAGCTCCTTCGCTGCCTGAGCGAGTTCATGTGCAGAAGGTGCTACAAACTCAAAGAGCTGAGCCCAAATGAGATCATCCTGTGGTTCCGAAACGTCGACCGATCACTGCTCATCCAAGGTTGGCAAGACCAGGGTTTCATTACTCCTGCCAACATGGTGTTCGTCTACCTGCTCTGCCGGGAGGCGGTGACCGAGGATATTTCCAGCGAGTACGAGCTGCAGGCCACCTTTTTAACCTGCCTCTACCTGGCTTACTCTTACATGGGCAACGAGATATCGTACCCGCTCAAGCCCTTCCTGGTGGAAACCAACAAGGAGGTGTTCTGGGAGCGCTCCCTGCGGATCATTGACAAAATGAGTGCCAAAATGCTGCAGATCAACTCCGACCCGCATTTCTTCACCGAGGTCTTCCAAGACCTCAAGAACGAGGGTGGCTCGAGCGATACGAACGGAAGATGGAATAATAACCTGGACCGCTAA